One segment of Carya illinoinensis cultivar Pawnee chromosome 1, C.illinoinensisPawnee_v1, whole genome shotgun sequence DNA contains the following:
- the LOC122282836 gene encoding pleiotropic drug resistance protein 1-like isoform X2, translated as MRSLLIVFNVSGMRRNLFVLHHCMHDNRAAYIFSCQYCSFKLCGGVMESGTQVFKARSLRASNSPIWRNNAVEVFSRSSRDEEDEEALKWAALEKLPTYDRLRKGILTSSRGEASEIDIHNLGQQERKKLIERLLKIEDDNEKFLLKLKGRLDRVGIQLPTIEVRFENLNVEAEAYVGSRALPTFFNFHVNIIEGFLTYLHILSNRKKRFTILKDVSGVIRPSRMTLLLGPPSSGKTTLLLALAGKLDPDLKFSGRVTYNGHGLKEFVPQRTAAYISQHDVHIGEMTVRETLAFSARCQGVGSRYEMLAELSRREKEANIMPDPDIDVYMKAEATEGQDTSVATDYILKVISAICHLVLSLQIKMTFRNVDPVNILQFLYLASLLNVQVLGLEVCADTMVGDEMLRGISGGQKKRVTTGEMLVGPAKVLLMDEISTGLDSSTTFQIVNSIKRYVHILDGTAVISLLQPAPETYDLFDDIILLSDGQIVYQGPREHVLEFFEYMGFKCPERKGVADFLQEVTSRKDQEQYWARRDKPYRFLTVREFAEAFQSFHVGRRLGDQLATPYDKTKNHRAALTTRKYGLSKKELLKACFSREYLLMKRNSFVYLFKLTQLSLVAVVAMTVFLRTKMHRRSVEDGGIFLGALFFAVTMNMFNGLAEISLTIAKIPVFYKQRDLLFYPSWAYALPLWILKIPITFMEVGVWVFMTYYVIGFDPNVARLFKQYLLLVVLAQSSSALFRFIAAMARNMIVANTFGSYALLLLFSLGGVVLSREDIKKWWIWGYWLSPMVYGQNAIAVNEFLGRSWSQVRNNSNETLGVEVLKSRGFFPHAYWYWIGVGALSGFIFLFNIGVILALTFLNSGEKPQNAKLEQPESNEQGEHKGEGIPLAQRRNKSNHGSNIGDMSRRGEEITGSTSTGSSAVRAQEILRASSNRKRGMVLSFEPYSITFDEITYAVDMPQEMNDQGVHEDRLVLLKGLSGAFRPGVLTALMGVSGAGKTTLMDVLAGRKTGGYIEGNITISGYPKRQETFARISGYCEQNDIHSPYVTVYESLLFSAWLRLSPDIDSKTRKMYTEEVMELVELNPLRHALVGLPGVNGLSTEQRKRLTIAVELVANPSIIFMDEPTSGLDARAAAIVMRTIRNTVNTGRTVVCTIHQPSIDIFEAFDELFLMKRGGQEIYVGPLGLHSCHLIKYFESIEGVKGIKDGYNPATWMLEITASTEEIALGVDFASVYKNSELYKNKALIEQLSKPAPGSKDLYFPSQYSQSFFTQSKACLWKQHWSYWRNPPYTAARMLFTVAIALTFGTMCWDIGSKTGTEQDLFNALGSMFAAIAFLGLQNSSSVQPVVDVERTVFYRERAAGMYSASSYALAQAVIELPYGFAQAVVYCVIVYSMIGFEWTAAKFFWYIFFMYFTLLFYTYYGMMSVALTPNHQIAAVVSIAFHALWNLFSGFFIPRSRIPIWWRWYYWASPPAWTMYGLVASQYGDVEDMLDSGVTVKAFARTYFGYKHDFLAVAAVGVSGFAVLFACVFGLAITVLNFQRR; from the exons ATGCGCTCTCTGCTCATCGTTTTCAACGTGAGCGGAATGCGAAGAAATCTCTTTGTTTTGCATCATTGCATGCATGATAACCGGGCCGC TTATATATTTAGCTGTCAGTACTGCAGCTTCAAGCTTTGTGGTGGTGTAATGGAAAGTGGTACTCAAGTCTTCAAGGCCAGAAGTTTGCGTGCAAGTAATTCACCTATATGGAGGAATAATGCGGTGGAAGTTTTCTCGAGGTCTTCacgagatgaagaagatgaagaagctcTCAAATGGGCTGCACTCGAAAAACTTCCTACGTACGATCGTTTAAGGAAGGGCATACTAACTTCATCAAGGGGTGAGGCCTCTGAAATCGATATACATAATCTTGGACAGCAAGAAAGGAAGAAGTTGATTGAGAGGTTGCTAAAAATTGAAGACGATAATGAAAAGTTCTTGCTGAAGCTCAAGGGTCGGTTAGATCG GGTTGGAATTCAGCTTCCAACAATTGAAGTACGATTTGAGAATCTAAACGTAGAAGCAGAAGCTTACGTAGGAAGCAGAGCTTTACCTACTTTCTTCAACTTCCATGTCAATATCATAGAG GGGTTCTTGACTTATCTCCACATTCTTTCAAATAGAAAGAAACGTTTCACTATCCTTAAAGATGTCAGTGGAGTCATCAGGCCTAGCAG AATGACATTACTATTGGGTCCTCCAAGTTCTGGGAAGACCACACTTCTGTTGGCGTTGGCCGGAAAGCTCGATCCGGATCTAAAG TTTTCGGGGAGGGTGACTTATAATGGCCATGGCCTGAAGGAATTTGTACCCCAGAGGACTGCTGCTTATATAAGTCAACATGATGTCCATATTGGAGAAATGACCGTGAGGGAAACCTTGGCCTTTTCCGCAAGGTGTCAAGGGGTTGGATCGCGCTATG AAATGCTGGCAGAGTTGTctagaagagaaaaagaggCTAACATAATGCCTGACCCTGATATCGATGTCTACATGAAG GCCGAGGCAACTGAAGGTCAGGACACAAGCGTGGCGACAGATTATATATTAAAGGTCATATCGGCAATTTGCCATTTAGTTCTGTCCTTAcaaattaaaatgacttttaggAACGTCGATCCAGTTAATATTCTTCAGTTTCTTTACCTTGCTTCACTCTTGAATGTACAGGTTTTGGGATTGGAAGTGTGTGCGGATACCATGGTTGGGGATGAGATGCTGAGGGGTATTTCAGGCGGACAAAAGAAGCGTGTTACGACAG GGGAGATGCTGGTCGGACCAGCAAAGGTACTGTTGATGGATGAGATTTCAACTGGTTTGGACAGTTCTACAACTTTTCAAATTGTGAATTCGATCAAGCGATACGTTCACATTCTTGATGGAACAGCAGTCATCTCCCTCCTCCAGCCAGCACCTGAAACTTATGATCTTTTTGACGACATTATTCTCCTCTCCGACGGGCAAATCGTGTACCAGGGGCCTCGTGAACACGTTCTTGAATTTTTCGAATATATGGGCTTCAAGTGTCCTGAAAGGAAAGGAGTGGCTGACTTCCTGCAAGAA GTGACCTCAAGGAAAGATCAAGAACAGTACTGGGCACGCAGAGATAAACCTTACAGGTTTTTAACGGTCAGAGAATTTGCAGAGGCATTCCAATCATTCCATGTGGGAAGGAGACTAGGAGACCAACTTGCAACTCCATACGACAAGACAAAAAACCATAGAGCTGCTTTGACAACCAGGAAATATGGTCTCAGCAAGAAGGAGCTTTTGAAAGCATGCTTCTCAAGAGAATACTTGCTTATGAAGAGGAATTCATTTGTCTATTTGTTCAAGCTCACGCAA CTTTCATTAGTGGCAGTTGTAGCAATGACAGTTTTCCTACGGACCAAGATGCATCGTCGTTCAGTAGAGGATGGAGGAATTTTTCTGGGTGCTTTGTTTTTCGCTGTGACTATGAATATGTTTAATGGATTGGCAGAGATTTCTTTGACCATTGCTAAGATTCCTGTTTTCTATAAGCAAAGGGACCTCCTCTTTTATCCTTCTTGGGCGTACGCTCTTCCATTATGGATCCTCAAAATTCCTATAACATTCATGGAAGTTGGAGTTTGGGTCTTTATGACCTATTATGTCATTGGATTTGACCCAAATGTTGCAAG GTTGTTTAAGCAATACCTTCTGCTAGTTGTTCTTGCCCAGTCGTCTTCTGCACTATTCCGATTTATTGCGGCAATGGCGAGGAACATGATTGTTGCTAATACGTTCGGGTCATATGCATTGCTCTTGCTCTTCTCTTTGGGTGGCGTTGTCCTGTCAAGAG AGGATATAAAAAAATGGTGGATATGGGGTTATTGGCTTTCCCCAATGGTGTACGGGCAAAATGCGATAGCGGTGAATGAGTTTCTGGGGAGGAGTTGGAGCCAG GTTCGAAATAACTCAAATGAGACACTTGGAGTTGAGGTATTGAAGTCCCGAGGGTTCTTCCCACATGCGTATTGGTACTGGATAGGCGTTGGGGCGCTGAGTGGATTCATATTCCTTTTCAACATCGGTGTCATTCTAGCTCTCACTTTTCTCAACT CTGGCGAGAAGCCACAAAATGCAAAATTAGAACAACCAGAAAGCAATGAACAAGGAGAGCATAAAGGAGAAGGCATACCATTAGCGCAAAGAAGGAACAAGTCAAATCATGGTAGCAATATAGGTGACATGTCAC GGAGGGGAGAAGAAATTACGGGAAGTACATCTACTGGGTCCTCTGCTGTAAGGGCACAGGAAATTTTGAGGGCCAGCAGTAACAGGAAAAGGGGAATGGTTCTTTCATTTGAGCCATATTCAATCACCTTTGATGAAATTACATATGCTGTTGACATGCCGCAG GAAATGAATGATCAGGGTGTCCATGAGGATAGATTGGTGCTTCTGAAGGGTTTGAGTGGTGCTTTTAGGCCAGGTGTTCTCACAGCTCTGATGGGTGTTAGTGGTGCCGGTAAAACAACTCTGATGGACGTGCTGGCTGGTAGGAAAACTGGTGGATATATCGAGGGGAACATCACAATTTCAGGGTACCCTAAGAGGCAAGAAACATTTGCTCGAATTTCTGGATACTGTGAGCAAAATGACATCCACTCTCCTTATGTTACTGTCTATGAGTCCTTGCTCTTCTCAGCATGGCTACGTTTATCCCCTGATATCGATTCTAAAACCAGGAAG ATGTACACTGAAGAAGTCATGGAGCTAGTGGAGCTGAACCCTTTGAGGCACGCATTAGTTGGATTGCCTGGGGTTAACGGTTTATCAACAGAGCAGCGGAAAAGGCTCACCATTGCAGTCGAGCTTGTTGCAAACCCCTCCATAATATTCATGGATGAGCCAACTTCAGGTCTAGATGCAAGAGCTGCAGCCATTGTTATGAGGACAATTAGAAACACAGTAAACACGGGAAGAACAGTAGTTTGCACCATCCATCAACCAAGCATTGACATTTTTGAAGCTTTTGATGAG CTGTTCCTAATGAAACGTGGAGGACAGGAGATATATGTGGGGCCATTGGGTCTTCATTCTTGCCACCTTATCAAGTATTTTGAG AGCATCGAAGGAGTTAAAGGAATTAAAGATGGTTACAACCCTGCTACTTGGATGTTGGAAATTACAGCTTCAACAGAGGAAATAGCTTTGGGTGTTGATTTCGCTTCAGTATACAAGAACTCAGAGTTGTACAA AAACAAGGCACTTATTGAACAATTGAGCAAGCCAGCTCCTGGTTCCAAGGACCTCTATTTCCCAAGCCAATACTCTCAATCATTTTTCACACAAAGCAAGGCATGCTTATGGAAACAACACTGGTCCTACTGGCGGAACCCACCATACACTGCTGCAAGAATGCTCTTTACAGTTGCCATAGCCTTGACCTTTGGGACAATGTGCTGGGACATCGGCTCTAAAAC TGGAACGGAACAAGATCTTTTTAATGCGTTGGGTTCTATGTTTGCTGCCATTGCCTTCCTTGGCCTCCAAAATTCTTCATCTGTTCAACCAGTTGTGGATGTTGAACGAACAGTCTTTTACAGAGAAAGAGCTGCAGGAATGTATTCAGCCTCATCATATGCACTTGCACAG GCTGTAATCGAGCTTCCATATGGTTTTGCACAAGCTGTAGTGTATTGTGTCATAGTCTATTCAATGATTGGATTTGAATGGACTGCCGCCAAATTCTTTTGGTACATATTTTTCATGTACTTTACATTATTGTTCTACACCTATTATGGCATGATGAGTGTAGCATTGACACCAAACCACCAGATCGCTGCCGTAGTTTCCATAGCATTTCATGCTCTATGGAACCTCTTTTCAGGATTTTTTATACCGCGATCA CGGATACCTATATGGTGGAGATGGTACTATTGGGCAAGTCCACCGGCTTGGACCATGTATGGACTGGTTGCTTCCCAGTATGGAGATGTAGAGGACATGCTTGACTCAGGTGTAACAGTGAAAGCTTTTGCAAGAACCTATTTTGGATAcaaacatgattttcttgcaGTGGCAGCAGTTGGCGTTTCTGGGTTTGCTGTGCTCTTTGCATGCGTCTTTGGCCTTGCTATCACGGTCCTTAATTTCCAAAGGCGATAG